The genomic interval CAACTTTGCCGGGGAAAGCGGGTTCTCGCTGCGGTTCTGGCAAACCATGTTGGCAGATGAACAGCTCTGGCGGTCTTTTTTCTACTCAGCGCGGATAGCGACGCTGAGCGCGTTGTTATCGGTCGCGGTGGCGTATCCGTTGGCCATCTGGCTGCGTAAGCCGTTTCCCGGTTCCGACCTGCTGCAGGCGTTGCTCAAGGCGCCTCTGTTGGTACACGGCCTGACGGCCGCTTTTCTCTTCGTCAATTTCATCGCGTATCAGGGGTTTCTGAATCTGGCGCTGGTGCGTCTGGGGATAGGGTCGCGCCCCGTGCGCCTGCAGAACGACCCTTATGGCATCGGCGTCGTGATACTCCAGGTTTGGAAACAGATGCCGTTCGCGCTGCTGCTAATGAGCGGTGCCGTGCGGGCGGTGGGCGATACGTTGCTGGAGGCCGCGCGTAATCTGGGCGCCGGAACCTGGGCGCGCTTTCATCGTGTGGTGCTGCCATTGACGTTGCGGTCGCTACAGACTGCGCTGGTGCTGATTTTCATCGGCGCCGCCGGGGATTTTTCGTTCCAGTCCGTCGCAGGCCCCGTCAGTGTCAACTCCATGGCGCAGTTTATGTTGCGCGTGCAGCAAAGCGGCGCGGAGGGATGGAATCAGGCGGCAGTGGTGGCGGTGATGTTGATGGCGTTATCGCTGTTGGGCGCCGGCGTACTGGCCGCGTGTGCCGGCGTATTGGTACGGCGTAGCGGGAGGGGAAGATGATGGGCCGCGACAACATGGCGTGTGTGAATCGGGTGCTGCTGGTGGCGCTCTTACTGCTGGGCGTGGTGTGGATGGTGTTGCCGTTCGCGATGGCGATCCTGTGGTCGTTGGTGGATCCGTCTCATCCTTGGGCCTACCCCGATGTGCTGCCGCGGGTATTGTCGCTGGCGCGCTGGCGGTTGATGTGGAACAGCACATCGCTGCCCGACGCCATGATAAACAGCTACCTGTTGGCGCCGGCGGTGGCGCTGGCTTCCCTGCTGCTGGCGTTGCCTGCCGCCTATGCCTTCGGCCGTCTTGATTTCCCCGGCAAATCGCTGGCGCAACTGCTGACATTACTACCGATCGCCTGGCCGGGATTTGTGATTGCCATATTTCTTTCCGCGCTGCTGATGCGGTTGGGGCTCTATTCGCGATTCCTGGGCATTTTCATCGGTCACACGGTGCTGTTTCTGCCTTACGCCATCCGGATTTTGAGCGTGGCATTCGCGCTGGTGCGCCAGGATCTGATTGACGCAGCCCGCAATCTGGGGGCGCCGCGGCGCATCGTGTTATGCACGGCATACTGGCCCACGCTGAAATCCGGCGTGCTGGCGGCGCTGATCATGGTGTTTATCCTGTCTATCGAGGAATTTTCGGTGTCCTACATTATCGGCGCGCCGGATTTCATTACCGTGCCGACCATTCTCTATTCATACCTGGGCTACAACTTTATCCGGCCCAATGCCGCCGTCGTTTCGCTCATTCTGGTGGTGCCCAACGTACTGTTGATGCTGGTGATGGAGCGCCTGATGCGCAACGTCTCCACCTCGGTTTTTGTCAGCAAAGGGTAAACCGGAGTTTTACTTTCAGGGTTAATTTCAGGGGGGTATCGCATGTTGGCTTTATTGAAAGGTTCAATCGCACGATCTTGGTGGTTGCTGGCCTTGTCGTCGGCGTCGGTCGCTCAGGCGGCGGATCTTGCCAGCGCATCCTGGGCGGACGTGGAAGCGCAGGCCAGGCAGGAAGGGCAGCTGACCTGGTTCAATTGGTATTATCAGGATCGGCTGCGGGAGGAAGTGAAGGCGTTTGAAACGCAGTACGGCATCCATGTCGTTATTCCAGATGGCGAGGTCGCCGCCAGCATCAATAAATTGTTGGCGGAGCAATCCCGCCCTCAGGGTGATATCGATGTGCTGTCGGTGGGCGGCAGCCAGTTCGGTCAGCTCCGGGCGCCCGGATTGTTCTGGGGGCCGCTCGATAAACGGCTACCGGACGGCGGCGGTCTGCATTACAACATCGAAGGGGTTGATACCCAAGGGTATGCGGTCGCGTTTTGGGGTAATCAGACCGTGATTGCCTATAACGCCGCCCGCATTCGCGACAACGAATTACCCCATACGTTGCCGCAGTTCGAGCAGTTCATGCAGAACAATCCCGGCGAATTTGCCTTCAATGTGGAAAATGGCGGTTCCGGCCCGGCGTTTATTGAATCCATTACCCGCACGCTGGTTCCGCAGGTGAATTACCGCAACGGAGACGCCACGCCGCCGATCCTGCAACGTTTCGCACCCGCCTGGAGCTGGTTCAATCGCTATAAAAGCCATTTTGTGATTAGCGCGTCCAACGCCGATAGCATTTCCCGGCTGAATGCCGGCGAGTTCAAGCTGGCGGCGTCCTGGGAAGATCTGGTTATTTCGTTGCAGAACCGCGGCGAGGTTTCCCGTGACGTGAAGTTCTATCTGCCGGATTTCGGTATGCCGGGCGGCGGCAATGTGGTGGCCATTCCCGCCAATGCTCGCCACAAAGCGGCGGCGCTGTTGTTTATCCATTGGTTGACGCTGCCGGAAACCCAGCAGCGATTCCATCAGCAGTTCGGCACGGCGCCGTTGTTGCCTGCCGGCAGCAGCACCGCCGACGACGCCAACGGGGCGCTCGATCGTTCCCGGTCGTTCGCCTGGGCGGCCAAGCCGCTGGGTGAAGAGATCAGAAAACAGTTTATTCAGAACGTCATGCTTAAGTGACGTCAGCATGGTATGGCGCCGTGGCGTTACCCCGTATTACGGCAGGGATGGGACGGCGCGCATGGTTCATCTATACAGCAAGGAAATGATTATGTCTGATGTTGCACTGATACGTCCGGCACCGCGCGTTGTCCCGGAGCGGTTGATCGCTCACCGCGGCGCGGCGGCGCTGGCGCCGGAAAATACGCTGGTATCGATGCGTAAAGCGGCTGCAATGGGGGCCCGCTGGCTGGAAGTGGACGTCAAGCTGACGCGAGACGGCAAGCCGGTGATTATCCATGACGACCGGGTGGATCNNNNNNNNNNNNNNNNNNNNNNNNNNNNNNNNNNNNNNNNNNNNNNNNNNNNNNNNNNNNNNNNNNNNNNNNNNNNNNNNNNNNNNNNNNNNNNNNNNNNCACCACCAACGGCCGTGGGTTGGTGGCGGGGCTGACGCTGGCGGAAATCCGTCGGCTGGAGGCGCGCGCCGGGTTCGGCGCAGAATTCGCCGGTGTCAGGGTGCCGACGTTGGAGGAGTTGATCGAGTGCGTACTGGCGTTGGACATCGGCTTGCAGTTAGAACTGAAGCCCACCGCCGGCGACGATGTGGAAACTGCCGAAACGGCGATTGCGGTGCTGAAGCAGATGTGGCCGGCGAATCGCGAGCGGCTGTTTTTGTCCAGTTTCTCCGTGCGCGCCATTCAGGCGTCGGCGCGGTTAATGCCGGACGTACCGCGTGCGTTTGCGGTGGTGGTGCCGCCGCAGGATCCGTGGCGATTGTTGCAGGAAACGCACTGTCAGATTCTGCATTGTTTGGCGGATCTGCTGGATGATGAAGCGCAGCAGCGTTTGGCGCAGAGCGGTGTCGAGTATGCCGTCGCCATCATCAATGATGCGGCACAAGCCAAACGGTTGTTGAGTCAGGGGGCACAGACCATCCTGTCTGACATTCCCGATCTCCTGGATCGGGCTTTCTGAGTCTGCCGATGTCAATGGAGGTCATGATGTCCGAACTTCAAGTACGTTTCGAAAACGCCAATAAGATCGTGGATGACGCCGCCAGTCTGGCAAAGCGATTGTTTGCCGAACGGAGTCGCATGACGATCGACGAAAAATCCGCCAACGATTTTGCCTCTGACGCTGATCGTCAGGTTGAGCGGCTCATTCGGGAACGCCTGCAACAGGCTTTCCCGCAAGACGCTATTCTGGGAGAAGAAATGGGCGGCGAGGTCGGCGATACCTTTTGGGCAATCGACCCGATTGACGGTACGACCAACTTTTTACGCGGACTGCCGCTGTGGGGGATTTCGCTGGGGTATGTGGAAAATGGGTTAGCGATGGTCGGGACGATCGCGTTGCCGATGTTGAACCTCACGGTGTCAGCGGCGCTGGGTTGCGGCGCCTGGTGTAATGGTCTGCCATACCGACGGCAGGTGCTGTTTCCGGAGGTTCGGCTGGTCGGGCTGGGGGAGAGTCAGTGTTGGGCGGCATCGGAAATCGCGATAGTGGATGGGAGCCTGCGTGATGAAGGCTGGCCCGTGGCGAAGTACCGTTGTGCGACGGTTGGGCTGGGTTTTGCAGCACTGGGGTATACTGATGGGTATATCGAACGCTATACCAGCGTATGGGATATCGCCGCCGGCGCGGTGATTTGCGCCGAGGCCGGGCTGGCCGTGCGCTATCACGGCGACAACCGGCAGGGGCAGATGCATATCGCGGCCGCTATTCCTGCTGTTCAGTCCATCGTGGAACCGTTTTTCAGGCTCAGGCAGTAGATCTTTTCGGGGAGAGAGGCCGGGCAGGGACAGCAAAGGCTCCATACCCGTAGCGGATATGGAGCCTGATGGTCATTCTTTGTTGATAAAGGAGCGGGGTTTTTGTGGCGATCCTGCCAGTGCGGCCTGAATCTTCATTGGGTTGAAGTAGTTGCGCATCAGCCGGATGCGATGATCGTCCGTGAATTCATAACGGATAGCCCAGTCGTAACTGTAAGGCAGGCGTGTCGTTCGGGTGATGCCCTGCTGGCTGCCGTAGGACATGGCCTGGTTTTCGCTGAAGAAGATTTTTTCCACCACTTCGCTGCTGAACTCCACCGTCTGGCCCATTAATGACCAGAAACGGGAGAAGCCTTCGTGGCCGTAGAACACCCCGGTATAGGGCACGTCTACCGGGCCGGTCATATCCCAGACCAACTGCTCGCTCAGACAGGTTAGCGCCATCGGCAGATCACCGGCGGCATAGGCCTGACTGAGACGTTCCAGCGTAGCCTGATTATTGGCGAACACCACCGCCTGGCTTTTGGCCTGAAAACGCGGCGGCGGCGGCGGTGTGTATTCAAAGGTCGGCGCGGCGTGGTATTCGCTGTCGCCGGGGAATGGATGGGCGACAATCGCGCGGAAATCATCGCGCATCGACGCCATGGACATGATGGCGGGGGTCAGTTTCAACGGACGGCCGGACAGCGCCAGTTGCAAGTTTTCCAACAGTTCGCTGTAACGACGGTTAAAGCGGACGACGGCTTTGCGCAGCTCACTTTCGGGATAGTCACTCACTTTGGAGCCACTGTGGGTTTTTACCGCTTTATCCCAGGGAATGTGGAGCGCATCGCCGGTCGGGCCGCTGGCGATAGTATCGCCGGCGGTGTAGAGGCGCTCGCAATAGATTTCGTTGAACCGGTAGTAATGCGCGACATCGTTATCTGAACCACGCCAGATATTGTGTGGCGAACCTTCCCCTTGATCGCAAATGGTGCGCAGCGCTTTGATCGCGCTGTCCAGATCGATAACTTGCACCAGTTCGCCGTATGAGCCGTTGCAAAATTGCTCGGTTGTTAACTGGCGCTCCGGATCGCCGCAAAACACGGCTTTTTCCCCGAAGCTTTCCACGGCGGCACGCAACCGGGATTCGATATAAACATAGTATTCGCCGATAGACATGTCGGTGCAGACATGGCTGGTGATCACTTCCGGGCGGACATATTTGGGATGTTCAACCTGCATGGCCTGATGGACGGCGAGTTGTGAGAAGGGATGCAGTTGAATTTCCAGATCGTCGATACCGAAAGGCAGTGTTGCCGGATAGTCGGGCAGAAAATGAGGATCATTCACGGCGGGCGTGCCGCCGATGGCGTTGAGCAGGTTGCCTGCGAGGACAAAATGGAGCATTTCTTCGATAACGACGGAGTGAATCACTTCAGAAACGCGCGGATCCATGTCGTCATCCAGCGTATAAAGCATGGTTAGATAAGGGGGGATGAGGGCATGTTCCAGCGCCATGGCCTGCTGCAACAGAACTCTGATGTCCTCCAACTCGTGCGCTAGATCCTTATGGCTGTTTAGTTTGACATAGCCGTTTTCCCTGAAGAATGTTTCCAGATCTTGCTGTGTGTTTTGGTCATTTAAGTTCATGGTAACGATCCGTTTTGGTCGGTCTTGCAATGCCGAAGAGTGCAATCAGTCTTATACATTTATTCCTAGCATGAAACCCGAATATCATCATCTTTTGTAGCGTATTTTTACCGTTTAACGTGTACTGGGGCACATTCCGTTTACGTCCGCCAGGATAGCGCGCGCGGCTTGTGACGACCGACGGCGGTGCGGTGGCCTGCCTTACCCTGTTTTCCGCCCCACCAGATAGCGATTCTTAAGTGTTCAACCATGTGGTTGTCGAACCGGCGTTCGTTCCTGCGAGCGCTATTCATCGGTGGACGCTTCGTTACTGATGCCGGATGTGGCGCGGGATGGCGGCAAGTGCGCATGAATAGCCTGCCAGATCAGCTCATCCCGGTCGGCGGCGTCGCCGTGATAAATCGGATGGATTACTTCACGGGTTTGCAATGGAAACCATTGCCCGGTAAACCAAAGACGGATGATGCCCTGTGCCAGCGGCCCCAACGAGGCCGAGGGGAGAATGCGTTTTTCCAGCCAGGCCAGGCAGTGAGACGGATGATTGGCCTGTTGAGCATAAGCATTGAGCAATGTTGTCAAGGCGCGGGGCGCTTGACGTTGTAGCTCGTCGAAGTAATCAGGCCCAAGCTTGCTCTCGGCGAGTTCCCGTTCGCTGAAACCGGTAAGCAGGGCGGATAGCACCAGGAAACCGTGATAGCCGTTATCGGATAACGGTGAATTACCTGTCGACGATGTTCTTTCGGGGGCTGTGTCGTTATGCATGATGCTGCACCTGGAACAAGACCGCGGCGATATTGCGTATCCGACGGGAGAAGACCCGTGTCGACCCGCATATGACCTGATGTGGTCGTCTCCTTGCTGTGTGGCGGTTTTCATCCTGAAAACCCACGGAACTCAGCCGGAACATGAAGCCGTAGCGACTGTTGAGTGTACCCACCCATAGGGGTGGGTATAAACCGGGCGAAAAAGAACAACCAAATAACCAAAAACGCTATCAACTTATAATCAGATAGCAAAATCAACTATGGTTTGCCGAAAGCACTTTCGCAAGTTTGGTGGTTATAAAATCATGCTGTTTTGATGATGAGTCATTCAGAATCAGGCTGTTAACGATGTCAGTTCGAAACACTATGACCGCTATGATTACCTGACTGAAAAGCAGCGCAAGGCGCTTGCGATGCCCGTCGCCTTGTTGAACTAAACGGGCGGTATCCGGGCGCTAACTCCTGATACCTGAGTGAATCAGCGAAAAAATCATGACTGAGATGCGATCTCTCTGGTTAAAAACCGCGGTATTAATGATGAGCGACCGGTTTTTAACATGTAGCCGGAGGGGGCATCAGCAGGCTGTGGATACCCCGCATCAGCAGCCTGATGCGGGGAGGGCGTTGCGGAGGTTATGCGTCGGCCGGTTTGATTTGCGTCAGGATGTTCCCCAGCTTTTCACGTTGCTTGGGTTTGATTTCGCGACCCGCGGAGTAACCGGCGTTCTGGATAATCATCTCGTTAAGGCCGATCAGCCAGTCGTAAATGTAGTACGCGGTATTGTTGGTTGGCGTCACGGACAGTTTGGTCAGGCGGCGCGAGGTGCCGAAACTGCCGGCTGGTTTCTCCGGTTTGGCGAAGATTTTGTGCCCCTTGTTGACGCGGCTGTCCGGTCGATTGGCTTCCGGCACCTGTTGAAACCCCAGCCAGGCGACAAAATCGCCCAGTACGGTCAACGCGCGAGAAACCTGACGATCGGCCTTGTTTTCCCGATTGACGCCCAGTTGCTCGGAGTCCGCCAGCATGCCTTGCAGGTTATCCTCGATACGCAGCCGGATACTGGCGGTAATTAACTCTTCCACCAACATTTCGATAGTCGGGCGCGTGATGCCCAGCAACTCAATCATCGCAGGGTTTTCCGGCAGATTACGCAGGTGGGTAATCCAGTAACGGTAGAGGTTGCGGGCGAAT from Musicola paradisiaca NCPPB 2511 carries:
- a CDS encoding glycerophosphodiester phosphodiesterase family protein, encoding TTNGRGLVAGLTLAEIRRLEARAGFGAEFAGVRVPTLEELIECVLALDIGLQLELKPTAGDDVETAETAIAVLKQMWPANRERLFLSSFSVRAIQASARLMPDVPRAFAVVVPPQDPWRLLQETHCQILHCLADLLDDEAQQRLAQSGVEYAVAIINDAAQAKRLLSQGAQTILSDIPDLLDRAF
- a CDS encoding ABC transporter permease, with protein sequence MKTTLTAYLLLLPGVGAIVLFMIAVLGMAVSQSVGFFNFAGESGFSLRFWQTMLADEQLWRSFFYSARIATLSALLSVAVAYPLAIWLRKPFPGSDLLQALLKAPLLVHGLTAAFLFVNFIAYQGFLNLALVRLGIGSRPVRLQNDPYGIGVVILQVWKQMPFALLLMSGAVRAVGDTLLEAARNLGAGTWARFHRVVLPLTLRSLQTALVLIFIGAAGDFSFQSVAGPVSVNSMAQFMLRVQQSGAEGWNQAAVVAVMLMALSLLGAGVLAACAGVLVRRSGRGR
- a CDS encoding glycerophosphodiester phosphodiesterase family protein; translated protein: MSDVALIRPAPRVVPERLIAHRGAAALAPENTLVSMRKAAAMGARWLEVDVKLTRDGKPVIIHDDRVD
- a CDS encoding extracellular solute-binding protein; the encoded protein is MLALLKGSIARSWWLLALSSASVAQAADLASASWADVEAQARQEGQLTWFNWYYQDRLREEVKAFETQYGIHVVIPDGEVAASINKLLAEQSRPQGDIDVLSVGGSQFGQLRAPGLFWGPLDKRLPDGGGLHYNIEGVDTQGYAVAFWGNQTVIAYNAARIRDNELPHTLPQFEQFMQNNPGEFAFNVENGGSGPAFIESITRTLVPQVNYRNGDATPPILQRFAPAWSWFNRYKSHFVISASNADSISRLNAGEFKLAASWEDLVISLQNRGEVSRDVKFYLPDFGMPGGGNVVAIPANARHKAAALLFIHWLTLPETQQRFHQQFGTAPLLPAGSSTADDANGALDRSRSFAWAAKPLGEEIRKQFIQNVMLK
- a CDS encoding inositol monophosphatase family protein, yielding MMSELQVRFENANKIVDDAASLAKRLFAERSRMTIDEKSANDFASDADRQVERLIRERLQQAFPQDAILGEEMGGEVGDTFWAIDPIDGTTNFLRGLPLWGISLGYVENGLAMVGTIALPMLNLTVSAALGCGAWCNGLPYRRQVLFPEVRLVGLGESQCWAASEIAIVDGSLRDEGWPVAKYRCATVGLGFAALGYTDGYIERYTSVWDIAAGAVICAEAGLAVRYHGDNRQGQMHIAAAIPAVQSIVEPFFRLRQ
- a CDS encoding ABC transporter permease → MMGRDNMACVNRVLLVALLLLGVVWMVLPFAMAILWSLVDPSHPWAYPDVLPRVLSLARWRLMWNSTSLPDAMINSYLLAPAVALASLLLALPAAYAFGRLDFPGKSLAQLLTLLPIAWPGFVIAIFLSALLMRLGLYSRFLGIFIGHTVLFLPYAIRILSVAFALVRQDLIDAARNLGAPRRIVLCTAYWPTLKSGVLAALIMVFILSIEEFSVSYIIGAPDFITVPTILYSYLGYNFIRPNAAVVSLILVVPNVLLMLVMERLMRNVSTSVFVSKG
- a CDS encoding ferritin-like domain-containing protein — its product is MNLNDQNTQQDLETFFRENGYVKLNSHKDLAHELEDIRVLLQQAMALEHALIPPYLTMLYTLDDDMDPRVSEVIHSVVIEEMLHFVLAGNLLNAIGGTPAVNDPHFLPDYPATLPFGIDDLEIQLHPFSQLAVHQAMQVEHPKYVRPEVITSHVCTDMSIGEYYVYIESRLRAAVESFGEKAVFCGDPERQLTTEQFCNGSYGELVQVIDLDSAIKALRTICDQGEGSPHNIWRGSDNDVAHYYRFNEIYCERLYTAGDTIASGPTGDALHIPWDKAVKTHSGSKVSDYPESELRKAVVRFNRRYSELLENLQLALSGRPLKLTPAIMSMASMRDDFRAIVAHPFPGDSEYHAAPTFEYTPPPPPRFQAKSQAVVFANNQATLERLSQAYAAGDLPMALTCLSEQLVWDMTGPVDVPYTGVFYGHEGFSRFWSLMGQTVEFSSEVVEKIFFSENQAMSYGSQQGITRTTRLPYSYDWAIRYEFTDDHRIRLMRNYFNPMKIQAALAGSPQKPRSFINKE